A region of Acidobacteriota bacterium DNA encodes the following proteins:
- a CDS encoding DNA polymerase Y family protein, with amino-acid sequence MSAPWIACLDVPLFPLAARLRAEPELRDEAVAVLEGNGDRARVIAATRRARRARILPGLTLPQARARLPKLIARGRDPECERAAREALLEAAEGLSPAIEEEREGRVYLDVSGLDRLFSDDAGGERLGAALIQAAEAVGLPARVGIAASKLAARVAAASGPEPTVVPRGREAAFLAPLPLDRLAPEVALAEALERWGIRSIGELARLPVAEVRSRLGAAAGHLHAVARGRDPHPLVPRQPPPSFREGLTLEWPLVALEPFLFVGRAALERLAERLAERGFACRRLELSLVLEPDGHDERAFDLPAPTRDPKTLLTLLRLSLEEKPPGAPVQSFALIAAPDRPREAQLTLFGPEALSPDRLAATLARLFALLGTDRVGTPRIADRHRPEACALSPYEPPPPPREIRPPKNGMGLMGLRALRPPQPLEVLLGDGGIPLEVQPAPASDRAEQDNPRPRLQGSVRVAAGPWHLEEGWWTEEPIERDYWDLELDRGGIYRVYRERAGEGWFLDGVYD; translated from the coding sequence GTGAGCGCCCCCTGGATCGCCTGCCTCGACGTTCCGCTCTTCCCCCTCGCCGCCCGCTTGCGGGCCGAGCCGGAGCTGCGCGACGAAGCCGTCGCGGTGCTCGAGGGCAACGGCGACCGGGCCCGCGTCATCGCCGCCACCCGCCGGGCCCGGCGGGCGCGCATCCTCCCCGGGCTCACCCTTCCCCAGGCCCGGGCACGGCTACCCAAGCTGATCGCCCGGGGGCGCGATCCGGAGTGCGAGCGAGCCGCCCGGGAAGCTCTGCTGGAGGCCGCCGAGGGCCTATCGCCGGCGATCGAAGAAGAGAGGGAAGGGCGGGTGTACCTGGACGTCTCCGGCCTCGACCGGCTGTTCTCCGACGATGCCGGCGGCGAGCGCTTAGGTGCCGCCCTCATCCAGGCTGCCGAAGCGGTGGGCCTGCCGGCGCGGGTGGGGATTGCCGCCAGCAAGCTCGCCGCCCGGGTGGCCGCCGCCTCCGGCCCGGAACCCACCGTCGTGCCGCGCGGCCGGGAAGCGGCCTTCCTCGCCCCCCTTCCCCTCGACCGGCTGGCGCCGGAGGTCGCCCTGGCGGAGGCCCTCGAACGCTGGGGCATCCGCTCCATAGGAGAGCTGGCGCGGCTGCCGGTGGCGGAGGTCCGCAGCCGCCTCGGCGCCGCCGCCGGCCACCTCCACGCCGTCGCCCGGGGGCGCGATCCGCACCCCCTCGTGCCGCGCCAGCCGCCGCCGAGCTTTCGCGAGGGGCTGACCCTCGAATGGCCGCTGGTCGCCCTGGAGCCGTTTCTGTTCGTCGGCCGGGCGGCCTTGGAGCGCCTCGCCGAGCGCCTCGCCGAGCGCGGCTTCGCCTGCCGGCGGCTGGAACTGTCTCTCGTCCTCGAACCGGACGGCCACGACGAACGCGCCTTCGACCTGCCGGCGCCCACCCGGGATCCCAAAACCCTGCTCACCCTGCTGCGCCTGTCGCTGGAAGAGAAACCGCCCGGGGCGCCGGTGCAGTCCTTCGCCCTCATCGCCGCCCCGGATCGACCGCGGGAAGCGCAGCTCACCCTGTTCGGACCGGAAGCCCTCTCCCCGGACCGCCTCGCCGCCACCCTGGCGCGCCTCTTCGCGCTCTTGGGAACGGACCGCGTCGGCACCCCGCGCATCGCCGACCGTCACCGCCCGGAAGCCTGTGCTTTGAGCCCCTACGAGCCACCACCGCCGCCGCGCGAGATCCGTCCGCCGAAAAACGGCATGGGGCTGATGGGCCTCCGCGCTCTGCGCCCGCCGCAGCCGCTGGAAGTGCTCCTCGGCGACGGCGGCATCCCCCTCGAAGTGCAACCGGCGCCCGCCTCCGACAGGGCCGAGCAGGACAACCCCCGCCCTCGCCTGCAGGGCTCCGTCCGCGTCGCCGCCGGTCCCTGGCACCTGGAAGAAGGCTGGTGGACCGAAGAGCCCATCGAACGCGACTACTGGGATCTGGAGTTGGACCGCGGCGGCATCTACCGGGTGTACCGGGAGCGCGCCGGGGAGGGGTGGTTTTTGGACGGGGTATATGACTAG
- a CDS encoding ABC transporter ATP-binding protein yields MNQTVGSPIVRATELVKVYGKNEREIRPLDRLNLLVPEGEFLALMGPSGSGKSTLLHILGGLDLPDEGRCQVRGVDLTALSERELSDFRASHVGFVFQSFNLLPVFSTRENVALPLRRMSLNRRRRREQVDAALDLMGLTDRANHMPSQLSGGQEQRVAIARALVIDPQIIIADEPTGDLDETAGWEIVEILRALSREHGKTIVMVTHDRAVASCADRILYFGHGRLHESEPQVSAGRQRTA; encoded by the coding sequence ATGAACCAAACTGTAGGCTCCCCGATCGTGCGAGCGACGGAGCTGGTCAAGGTGTACGGTAAGAACGAACGGGAGATTCGACCCCTGGACCGGCTGAACCTGCTCGTCCCGGAGGGAGAGTTCCTGGCACTGATGGGACCTAGCGGCTCCGGCAAGTCCACACTGCTCCACATCCTCGGTGGGCTCGACCTGCCGGACGAAGGTCGGTGTCAGGTGAGGGGAGTCGATCTCACCGCGCTGTCCGAACGGGAGCTGTCTGATTTTCGCGCTTCCCATGTCGGATTCGTGTTTCAATCCTTCAACCTCTTGCCGGTGTTTAGTACGAGGGAGAACGTAGCCCTGCCCCTTCGGCGGATGTCGCTAAATCGCAGGCGCCGTCGAGAGCAGGTCGACGCGGCATTGGACCTCATGGGGCTCACCGACCGCGCCAACCACATGCCGTCGCAGCTTTCCGGAGGGCAAGAACAGCGTGTCGCCATCGCCCGCGCCCTCGTGATCGATCCTCAGATCATCATCGCCGACGAGCCGACCGGAGACCTCGACGAGACCGCCGGCTGGGAGATCGTCGAAATCCTCCGAGCGCTTTCTCGCGAACATGGCAAGACCATCGTGATGGTCACTCACGACCGCGCCGTCGCCTCGTGCGCGGATCGCATCCTCTACTTCGGCCATGGGCGGCTGCACGAATCCGAGCCGCAGGTGTCAGCCGGGCGGCAGAGAACGGCGTGA
- a CDS encoding PadR family transcriptional regulator encodes MLPFYVLTLLREAPRYGTELMRLIESATGGTWKPSPGSLYPLLKRLEDEGLVEGRLRRSHAAPQRVYRISKQGLSGMPDMQRQLVEDLRTARDLIGQHIRWFEKAVEHRTEAASSNRRDHLDP; translated from the coding sequence ATGCTGCCTTTCTACGTGCTCACCTTGCTGCGTGAGGCTCCCCGCTACGGGACGGAGCTTATGCGCTTGATTGAATCTGCGACGGGCGGAACCTGGAAGCCGAGCCCCGGATCCCTCTACCCGCTGCTGAAGCGGCTCGAGGACGAGGGCCTCGTAGAGGGTCGCCTGCGTCGTAGCCACGCAGCACCACAGCGGGTCTACCGGATCTCGAAGCAGGGGCTCAGCGGCATGCCAGACATGCAGCGCCAGCTCGTTGAGGATCTGCGAACAGCGCGTGACCTGATCGGTCAGCACATTCGCTGGTTCGAGAAAGCTGTCGAGCACAGGACCGAGGCCGCTTCGTCGAATCGACGCGACCATCTCGATCCATGA
- a CDS encoding type II toxin-antitoxin system PemK/MazF family toxin, which produces MIQRGEVRWFKFRRSDKRRPVLILTRDSALEFLGQVTVAPITSTIRDIPTEVPLGPEDGLPRDCVANLDHVQTVARGQLGALITHLPGTKLARVRQALLFALGFDSTRS; this is translated from the coding sequence ATGATCCAGCGGGGCGAGGTGCGGTGGTTCAAGTTTCGCCGGTCGGACAAGCGGCGTCCGGTGCTGATTCTGACCCGCGATTCGGCGCTGGAGTTTCTGGGCCAGGTGACCGTAGCTCCCATCACCTCCACCATCCGCGATATCCCGACGGAAGTTCCGCTGGGCCCCGAGGATGGGTTGCCGCGCGACTGTGTGGCCAACCTGGATCACGTGCAGACGGTGGCGCGCGGCCAGCTCGGGGCGCTGATCACTCATCTTCCGGGTACGAAACTCGCCAGAGTGCGTCAGGCCCTTCTCTTTGCGCTCGGCTTCGACTCGACGCGGTCTTGA
- a CDS encoding polyhydroxyalkanoate synthesis regulator DNA-binding domain-containing protein, with amino-acid sequence MIRLIKRYESRKLYDTEESRYVSLEEIAAWVREGQEVKVVDNGSSADVTSQTLTQIILEEGRKGSSFLPSELLHELVRVGEKAMSSGVEHVQHGVDRLLQASMDRVGPLRRAREEMQRLRSQLEQLESSLVDLEGQGGTNGQSTSKGDA; translated from the coding sequence ATGATTCGGCTGATCAAGCGGTACGAAAGCCGCAAGCTATACGACACGGAGGAGAGCCGCTACGTCTCTCTCGAAGAGATTGCCGCCTGGGTCCGGGAAGGTCAGGAGGTCAAGGTGGTGGACAACGGCAGCTCGGCCGATGTGACGTCCCAGACGTTGACCCAGATCATCCTCGAAGAAGGCCGCAAAGGGTCGTCTTTCCTGCCCAGTGAGCTGCTGCACGAACTCGTGCGAGTGGGGGAGAAGGCGATGTCGAGCGGGGTCGAGCATGTGCAGCACGGCGTGGACCGGCTGCTCCAGGCGTCCATGGATCGGGTGGGTCCGCTGCGGCGGGCGCGCGAAGAGATGCAGCGCTTGCGCTCACAACTGGAGCAACTCGAATCCTCTCTCGTCGACCTCGAAGGACAAGGCGGCACCAACGGACAATCTACGAGCAAGGGAGATGCGTGA
- a CDS encoding efflux RND transporter periplasmic adaptor subunit, with amino-acid sequence MDPKQRQLARGSSRWLIVVASFLLAGGAFLLWLRVWVAVESDASTESTMLARQTSTLPEPRKAGGAVVAGGFLEAKRGAVIYPGRDGVVAAVYVEPGQQVSKDELLLELVAETAVADLAAANAEVRNAEARHALVVAGSSEEEVQRARARSNAAQAEWQEKQAEHSRIRKLAELQIESGAVLEGAERQEQAARARLDEALAQEQIVRLGSRDEELLLAAAGVEKAKAAVQRAEALLDLSQLRAPFDATVVRIDLEPGEVVTRMSSPYGQPGIEIADVSELWARLDVPENRITSVTLGAPATVVVQALGLARLEAEVVEIAPVADRQSNTVSVAVRIFDPPDQIRPNMSARVTIQSEKERS; translated from the coding sequence TTGGATCCGAAACAGCGACAGCTCGCCAGAGGAAGCTCGCGATGGCTCATCGTCGTCGCGAGCTTCCTCCTTGCTGGCGGAGCGTTCTTGCTCTGGCTGCGGGTTTGGGTTGCCGTAGAGAGCGATGCGAGTACCGAGAGCACCATGCTGGCCAGACAGACGTCCACCCTACCCGAGCCGCGCAAGGCAGGGGGTGCGGTGGTAGCCGGCGGGTTCTTGGAGGCAAAGCGGGGCGCCGTCATTTACCCAGGTCGCGACGGCGTCGTGGCGGCAGTGTATGTGGAGCCAGGCCAGCAGGTTAGCAAAGACGAACTTCTCCTGGAATTGGTCGCCGAGACCGCGGTGGCCGATCTTGCCGCCGCGAACGCTGAAGTTCGGAACGCGGAGGCGCGACATGCGCTGGTGGTGGCCGGTTCGAGCGAGGAAGAGGTGCAGCGGGCCAGAGCGCGATCGAATGCAGCGCAGGCAGAATGGCAGGAAAAACAGGCTGAACACAGTCGTATCCGAAAGCTCGCGGAGCTACAGATCGAGTCGGGTGCAGTTCTCGAAGGAGCAGAGCGCCAGGAGCAAGCGGCCAGAGCGCGACTCGACGAAGCGCTCGCCCAAGAGCAGATAGTGCGCTTGGGAAGCAGGGACGAAGAGTTGCTCTTGGCCGCGGCTGGAGTGGAGAAAGCAAAGGCCGCTGTCCAGCGCGCGGAAGCGCTTCTAGACCTGTCTCAACTTCGAGCGCCGTTCGATGCCACCGTAGTCCGGATCGACCTCGAGCCCGGTGAGGTAGTGACCAGGATGAGTTCCCCTTACGGTCAGCCAGGAATCGAGATCGCCGACGTCTCCGAGCTGTGGGCCCGCTTGGATGTACCCGAGAATCGGATCACGTCGGTGACCCTTGGGGCGCCGGCGACGGTGGTGGTGCAGGCCCTCGGGCTTGCGAGACTCGAGGCAGAGGTTGTCGAAATCGCGCCCGTAGCAGACCGGCAGTCCAACACCGTTTCGGTGGCCGTTCGCATTTTCGATCCACCCGACCAGATCCGACCCAACATGAGCGCCCGGGTGACGATCCAATCCGAGAAGGAACGATCATGA
- a CDS encoding DUF2071 domain-containing protein — MPRPFLTARWEDLVLLNYSCPPELLEPWVPKGTVLDPWRGTHYISLVAFLFLDTRLRGFRIPLHQNFEEINLRFYVRREMADEEDRRGVVFLRELVPRRAIAAVARWVYNEPYRRVPMVHKVDIDPQTGGKARYQWKQRRSYFTITAEVEGPAEELRDDSEEQFITEHYWGYTRQRDGGTLEYQVEHPSWKVWSAKESEFHGPGHETYGVSFGEILASPPASTFVAVGSEVAVYPGARLDI, encoded by the coding sequence ATGCCGCGCCCTTTTCTCACCGCCCGCTGGGAAGACCTCGTCCTCCTCAACTATTCCTGCCCGCCGGAGTTGCTGGAGCCGTGGGTGCCGAAGGGGACGGTGCTCGACCCCTGGCGAGGGACGCACTACATCAGTCTGGTGGCCTTCCTGTTTCTGGATACTCGTCTGCGGGGCTTCCGGATTCCGCTGCACCAGAACTTCGAAGAGATCAATCTGCGCTTCTACGTGCGGCGGGAGATGGCGGACGAAGAGGACCGCCGTGGGGTGGTGTTTCTGCGCGAGTTGGTGCCCCGCCGGGCGATCGCGGCGGTGGCGCGCTGGGTCTACAACGAGCCCTACCGCCGGGTGCCGATGGTCCACAAGGTCGACATCGATCCGCAGACCGGCGGCAAGGCGCGCTACCAGTGGAAGCAAAGACGGAGCTACTTCACTATCACGGCGGAGGTCGAAGGCCCCGCTGAGGAACTGCGAGACGACAGTGAGGAGCAGTTCATCACCGAGCACTACTGGGGCTACACCCGCCAGCGCGACGGCGGTACGTTGGAGTACCAGGTGGAGCATCCGTCGTGGAAGGTCTGGTCGGCGAAGGAGTCCGAGTTCCACGGCCCTGGCCACGAGACCTACGGCGTGTCCTTCGGCGAGATCCTCGCCTCACCGCCGGCCTCGACCTTCGTCGCCGTCGGCAGCGAGGTCGCCGTCTACCCCGGCGCGCGCCTGGACATCTGA
- a CDS encoding ribbon-helix-helix domain-containing protein: MRTVQITLDEELVQEVDRAVEKLGTSRSGFTRAALREALLAIERERLERRHRLGYERHPVVKGEFDGWEEEQVWVE, translated from the coding sequence ATGAGAACCGTTCAGATCACTCTGGATGAAGAGTTGGTCCAAGAAGTCGACCGCGCCGTTGAAAAGCTGGGAACCAGCCGTTCGGGATTTACTCGGGCGGCGCTCAGGGAAGCGCTGCTGGCCATTGAGCGTGAGCGGTTGGAGCGGCGTCATCGCCTGGGTTACGAAAGGCACCCGGTGGTAAAGGGCGAATTCGATGGTTGGGAGGAAGAACAGGTCTGGGTCGAATGA
- the pdxH gene encoding pyridoxamine 5'-phosphate oxidase, whose amino-acid sequence MSDLADLREEYDGELAVAEISADPLEQFERWFEAARSADLPDPNAMTLATVDAGGRPAARIVLLKGLDGSGFVFYTHYDSRKGHELAADPRAALVFFWQPLHRQVRVVGTVEKVSAEESDAYFASRPLGSRYSAIASPQSRPVADRRELEERWRRAREECGEEPPRPPDWGGYRLRPEEIEFWQGRRSRLHDRLRYRREGEGWVVERLAP is encoded by the coding sequence ATGAGCGATCTAGCGGACCTGCGCGAGGAGTACGATGGCGAGTTGGCGGTGGCGGAGATCTCCGCCGATCCCCTGGAGCAGTTCGAGCGCTGGTTCGAGGCCGCCCGGTCGGCGGATCTGCCGGATCCGAACGCCATGACCCTGGCGACGGTCGATGCCGGCGGCCGGCCCGCGGCGCGCATCGTGCTCCTGAAGGGCCTCGATGGCAGCGGTTTCGTCTTCTACACCCACTACGACAGCCGCAAGGGGCACGAGCTGGCGGCGGACCCGCGGGCGGCGCTGGTGTTCTTCTGGCAGCCGCTGCACCGGCAGGTGCGGGTGGTGGGGACGGTGGAGAAGGTCTCCGCCGAGGAGTCCGACGCCTATTTCGCGTCGCGCCCCCTGGGCTCCCGCTACAGCGCCATCGCCTCACCCCAAAGCCGGCCGGTGGCCGACCGCCGCGAGTTGGAAGAGCGCTGGCGGCGGGCGCGTGAGGAGTGCGGCGAGGAGCCGCCGCGCCCGCCGGACTGGGGAGGCTACCGCCTGCGGCCGGAGGAGATCGAGTTCTGGCAGGGCCGCAGAAGCCGCCTGCACGACCGCCTGCGCTACCGGCGGGAGGGGGAGGGCTGGGTGGTCGAGCGGTTGGCGCCCTGA
- a CDS encoding ABC transporter permease, which produces MIPIEYILRSIRRREVRALMTVAGVALAIGIHTVMGAVTTTMVSGFRQTGAADEIVVLQAGALTADFSNVSRSAMVYTETLDGVAAEGNVPLVSPELRLGCVLSSGTDGEETNVEVRGVQASRVEVYSQVELAKGAWPAAGFKASIGRPLAQKFDLEVGSTLRFEGAEWQIVGIMDSGGCVYDQEIWVHLDDLAAAAQRRDISGFTLRATGESEAQAIIEEINENRRFPLRAQPAPTFYARAGATSAAVGGVGSFLALIIAIGAIFGGMNTMFTNVAARRREIGLLRAMGYRRWNVLLAVLVESSILCGTGGLIGIVLGLGLARIPFELPYLAHSAVRVQPGHVVQSLTMALLIGVLGGVLPALHAARQRVVDDLLARPGA; this is translated from the coding sequence ATGATCCCGATCGAGTACATCCTCCGAAGCATTCGCCGACGCGAGGTCCGCGCGTTGATGACCGTGGCCGGAGTGGCGCTCGCCATCGGCATCCATACCGTGATGGGTGCCGTCACGACCACGATGGTCTCGGGTTTCCGGCAAACCGGTGCCGCCGACGAGATCGTCGTTCTCCAAGCGGGCGCATTGACGGCCGATTTCTCGAACGTCTCGCGGTCGGCGATGGTCTACACGGAGACCCTGGACGGCGTGGCAGCGGAGGGCAACGTTCCTCTGGTCTCCCCAGAGCTGCGACTTGGCTGCGTGCTCTCTAGCGGGACGGACGGCGAGGAGACCAACGTGGAGGTGCGCGGCGTCCAGGCGAGCAGGGTTGAGGTGTACAGCCAAGTCGAGTTGGCGAAGGGAGCCTGGCCGGCGGCGGGTTTCAAGGCCAGCATCGGCCGCCCATTGGCTCAGAAATTCGATCTCGAAGTCGGATCTACCCTCCGCTTCGAAGGGGCGGAGTGGCAGATCGTGGGAATCATGGACAGTGGAGGCTGCGTCTACGATCAAGAGATTTGGGTCCATCTGGACGACCTTGCGGCGGCGGCCCAGCGTCGCGACATCTCCGGCTTCACCCTTCGCGCCACCGGCGAATCCGAGGCGCAAGCGATCATCGAGGAGATCAACGAAAACCGACGGTTCCCCCTGCGCGCCCAGCCGGCCCCGACTTTCTACGCACGAGCCGGAGCAACGTCGGCAGCGGTCGGCGGAGTCGGGAGCTTCCTGGCCCTCATCATCGCCATCGGCGCCATCTTCGGCGGCATGAACACCATGTTTACGAATGTCGCGGCCCGCCGGCGCGAGATCGGCCTCCTACGCGCAATGGGCTACCGGCGCTGGAATGTGCTTCTTGCGGTCCTCGTCGAATCGAGTATTCTCTGTGGCACCGGCGGGCTGATCGGCATCGTGTTGGGCTTGGGCCTGGCGCGAATCCCTTTCGAGCTGCCGTACCTGGCCCACTCCGCTGTGCGCGTGCAGCCGGGGCATGTGGTGCAGTCCCTAACGATGGCGTTGTTGATCGGTGTGCTCGGCGGTGTGCTCCCGGCCCTCCACGCTGCACGCCAGAGAGTCGTCGACGATCTTCTAGCCCGCCCCGGCGCCTGA
- a CDS encoding phasin family protein: protein MNTTTEKLFKGPAELAQDVTEAGREIWRAGLGAFARAEKSGRKTFDRLVEKGRKVEKKQFKAIDKTVAQTSKKVQEFSSKAQESVENGMTHMLHRFGLATLDDLEALSRHVEELSKKVDEALASPRV, encoded by the coding sequence ATGAATACTACGACTGAGAAGCTGTTCAAGGGGCCGGCGGAGCTGGCTCAGGATGTGACCGAAGCCGGCCGTGAGATTTGGCGGGCCGGGCTGGGTGCCTTCGCCCGCGCTGAAAAAAGCGGCCGCAAGACCTTTGATCGCCTGGTCGAGAAGGGCCGGAAGGTCGAGAAGAAGCAGTTCAAGGCCATCGACAAGACCGTGGCGCAGACCTCGAAGAAGGTGCAGGAGTTTTCCTCCAAGGCGCAGGAGTCCGTCGAGAACGGCATGACCCACATGCTGCACCGCTTTGGCCTGGCCACCCTCGACGACCTCGAAGCGTTGTCGCGGCACGTCGAGGAGCTGTCGAAGAAGGTCGACGAGGCTCTCGCTTCGCCGCGCGTCTGA
- a CDS encoding DEAD/DEAH box helicase family protein, producing the protein MLHLDFDRGTLTLAGADLEDDVLPPAMVFDRRVRCWRAPALRYREVVRHLHRSGAPFEDRARAYPELQLTQRWKRQPYPHQAEAAEAWWKTGRRGVVVLPTGAGKTHLAVMLIARLQRSALVITPTLDLMQQWLTVMSNAFGTEIGLVGGGEHNPLPITVTTYDSAHLHMDRFGNRFGLLVFDECHHLPSPSYAFAAEAAIAPFRLGLTATPEREDGAEVRSEALIGPIVYRREIGELAGEYLADYDTITLAVALGETERDEYAEARAIYRDFVARQGIRLGSPGGWNQFLMMTSRSEEGRRAFLAYRRQKAIAQASDAKLELLGELLTRHRRDRVLVFTHDNETVYRISRRFLVPAITHQTKVRERHETLERFNRGELPILVTSRVLNEGVDVPAASIGIVLSGTGSVREHVQRLGRILRRAEGKRATLYEVVTEDTAETFVSERRRRHSAYR; encoded by the coding sequence ATGCTCCACCTGGACTTCGACCGCGGCACGTTGACCCTGGCCGGTGCCGATCTCGAAGACGATGTTCTTCCGCCGGCCATGGTGTTCGACCGCCGGGTCCGGTGCTGGCGCGCGCCGGCCCTGCGCTACCGGGAAGTCGTGCGCCACCTCCACCGCTCCGGCGCTCCCTTCGAAGACCGGGCGCGCGCCTATCCAGAACTCCAGCTCACCCAGCGCTGGAAACGCCAGCCCTATCCCCACCAGGCAGAGGCCGCCGAGGCCTGGTGGAAAACCGGGCGTCGGGGGGTCGTGGTGCTGCCCACCGGCGCCGGCAAGACCCACCTAGCGGTGATGTTGATCGCCCGCCTCCAGCGCAGCGCCCTGGTCATCACCCCCACCCTCGACCTCATGCAGCAATGGCTGACGGTGATGAGCAACGCCTTCGGCACCGAGATCGGCCTGGTGGGAGGCGGCGAGCACAATCCGCTGCCGATCACCGTCACCACCTATGACTCCGCCCATCTCCACATGGACCGCTTCGGCAACCGTTTCGGCCTGCTGGTGTTCGACGAGTGCCACCATCTGCCGAGCCCGTCCTATGCCTTTGCCGCCGAGGCCGCCATCGCCCCCTTCCGCCTCGGTCTCACCGCCACGCCGGAGCGCGAGGACGGCGCCGAAGTCCGGTCCGAGGCGCTGATCGGCCCGATCGTCTACCGGCGGGAGATCGGCGAGCTGGCCGGCGAGTACCTGGCGGACTACGACACCATCACCCTGGCCGTGGCCCTCGGCGAAACGGAGCGCGACGAGTACGCCGAGGCGCGGGCGATCTACCGGGACTTCGTCGCCCGCCAGGGGATCCGCCTAGGGTCGCCGGGCGGCTGGAACCAGTTCTTGATGATGACTTCGCGCAGCGAGGAGGGGCGGCGAGCGTTCCTCGCCTACCGCCGGCAGAAGGCCATCGCCCAGGCTTCCGACGCCAAACTCGAGCTTCTCGGCGAGCTGCTGACGCGCCACCGCCGAGACCGCGTCCTGGTGTTCACCCACGACAACGAAACGGTCTACCGCATCTCGCGGCGCTTTCTGGTGCCGGCGATCACCCACCAGACCAAGGTGCGGGAGCGTCACGAAACCCTCGAGCGCTTCAACCGCGGCGAGCTGCCGATCCTGGTGACCTCCCGGGTGCTCAACGAAGGGGTGGACGTGCCCGCCGCCTCGATCGGCATCGTGCTGTCCGGCACCGGCAGCGTGCGGGAACACGTCCAACGCCTCGGCCGCATCCTGCGGCGCGCCGAAGGCAAGCGGGCCACTCTCTACGAGGTGGTCACCGAAGACACGGCGGAAACCTTCGTCAGTGAACGGCGGCGGCGCCACAGCGCCTATCGGTAG
- a CDS encoding ABC transporter permease, whose protein sequence is MILHLLPLMVSNLWRNKRRSILTVLGTAVAVLVFGSLSAAIDTLMMGARQTGADETLSVRRAGRANALASRLPESHEERVADVRGVSAATGVFSELAIIGEESVHVFLRGVEPKAYRNVQPLQVDAAEWQSFADDRRSAMVGHRLLEKMGWEVSDEVELSKTGLNVRIAGTIPPQGLDLESHLLLHRDYLQVLRNLEGQITFVLVALEQGSPEDLAARIDEELSTVPVPTKTTTSAKFAEAVVEEFMGFTEYLRLMAIITVLVTTLGAANTVAMSVRERIRDFGVLKAVGYRPGEIVTLVVGESLLLAAAGGLLGLGLTAWMLNSRTAQLEGFTWTASTITLAALMALIIGLGGGLVPAIRAARLRPVEALRVID, encoded by the coding sequence GTGATCCTACACCTGCTGCCCTTGATGGTTTCCAATCTGTGGCGCAACAAGCGCCGCTCCATCCTCACCGTCCTGGGAACCGCGGTAGCGGTTCTGGTATTCGGCTCCCTCAGCGCTGCCATCGATACGCTCATGATGGGTGCGAGGCAAACCGGTGCCGACGAGACTCTGAGTGTTCGTCGCGCCGGGCGTGCCAACGCGCTTGCCAGTCGGCTACCCGAGAGTCATGAGGAGCGCGTGGCCGATGTCCGCGGCGTGTCGGCGGCCACCGGAGTCTTCTCTGAACTCGCAATTATCGGTGAGGAGAGCGTGCACGTCTTCCTGCGCGGCGTCGAACCCAAGGCCTATCGGAACGTCCAGCCACTCCAGGTGGACGCTGCCGAATGGCAGTCATTCGCCGACGACCGTCGCTCCGCCATGGTCGGCCACCGCCTGCTGGAGAAGATGGGATGGGAAGTGAGCGACGAGGTGGAGCTGTCCAAGACAGGGCTGAACGTTCGAATTGCTGGAACGATCCCACCCCAGGGTCTCGACCTGGAGAGCCATCTGCTCCTGCATCGAGACTACCTTCAGGTACTCCGCAACCTCGAAGGCCAGATCACCTTCGTCTTGGTGGCGCTGGAGCAAGGCTCACCAGAGGATCTGGCGGCGCGAATCGACGAGGAGCTGTCGACCGTTCCGGTGCCCACCAAGACGACGACCTCCGCAAAATTCGCCGAAGCGGTCGTCGAAGAATTCATGGGCTTCACCGAGTACCTGCGGTTGATGGCGATCATCACCGTGCTGGTCACCACCCTCGGAGCCGCGAACACGGTCGCGATGAGCGTGCGGGAGCGCATCCGGGACTTCGGTGTGCTGAAGGCTGTGGGATACAGACCCGGCGAGATCGTGACGTTAGTCGTGGGGGAATCGCTACTGCTCGCCGCGGCCGGTGGCCTCTTGGGTTTAGGGCTGACCGCCTGGATGCTCAATAGCCGGACCGCCCAGCTCGAGGGCTTCACCTGGACGGCCTCGACGATCACCCTCGCCGCTCTCATGGCCCTCATCATAGGCCTGGGAGGTGGGCTCGTTCCCGCCATTCGCGCGGCGCGCCTTCGCCCGGTGGAGGCTCTACGCGTCATCGATTGA